Proteins from a single region of Mus pahari chromosome 2, PAHARI_EIJ_v1.1, whole genome shotgun sequence:
- the Klf15 gene encoding Krueppel-like factor 15 translates to MVDHLLPVDETFSSPKCPVGYLGDRLASRQPYHMLPSPISEDDSDVSSPCSCASPDSQAFCSCYSAGPGPEAQGSILDFLLSRATLGSGGSGGGVGDSSGPVTWGSWRRASVPVKEEHFCFPEFLSGDPDDVSRPFQPTLEEIEEFLEENMEAEVKEAPENGSRDLETTCSQLSAGSHRSHLNPESAGREHCTPPPGGTNGGGAQGAGEGPAHDGPMPVLLQIQPVAVKQEASTGPASPGQAPESVKVAQLLVNIQGQTFALLPQVVPSSNLNLPSKFVRIAPVPIAAKPIGSGSLGPGPAGLLVGQKFPKNPAAELLKMHKCTFPGCSKMYTKSSHLKAHLRRHTGEKPFACTWPGCGWRFSRSDELSRHRRSHSGVKPYQCPVCEKKFARSDHLSKHIKVHRFPRSSRAVRAIN, encoded by the exons ATGGTGGACCACCTGCTTCCAGTGGACGAGACCTTCTCGTCACCGAAATGCCCGGTGGGTTACCTAGGGGACAGGCTGGCCAGCAGGCAGCCATACCACATGTTGCCCTCACCCATCTCTGAAGATGACAGCgatgtctccagcccctgctcttgTGCCAGCCCCGACTCGCAAGCCTTCTGTTCCTGCTACAGTGCGGGTCCAGGCCCAGAGGCCCAGGGCAGCATCTTGGATTTCCTCCTGTCCCGGgccacactgggcagtggtggtagcGGTGGAGGCGTTGGAGATAGCAGTGGCCCTGTGACCTGGGGATCGTGGAGGAGAGCCTCTGTGCCTGTGAAGGAGGAACATTTCTGCTTCCCTGAATTTCTGTCAGGGGACCCTGATGACGTCTCCAGGCCCTTCCAGCCTACCCTGGAGGAGATTGAAGAATTCCTGGAAGAGAACATGGAGGCCGAGGTCAAGGAGGCCCCAGAGAACGGCAGCAGGGACCTGGAGACGACCTGTAGCCAGCTCTCAGCTGGGTCACACCGGAGCCACCTCAACCCAGAGTCTGCTGGGAGAGAGCACTGTACCCCACCACCAGGTGGCACGAATGGGGGTGGTGCCCAAGGTGCAGGTGAGGGACCAGCACATGATGGCCCCATGCCGGTGCTACTGCAGATCCAGCCTGTTGCTGTAAAGCAGGAGGCAAGTACAGGGCCAGCCTCCCCAGGGCAGGCCCCAGAGAGCGTCAAGGTCGCCCAGCTTCTAGTCAACATCCAGGGGCAGACCTTTGCACTCCTGCCTCAAGTGGTACCATCCTCCAACTTGAACCTGCCCTCAAAGTTTGTGCGAATTGCGCCTGTGCCCATTGCCGCCAAACCTATTGGCTCAGGATCCCTAGGGCCCGGCCCTGCTGGCCTCCTTGTGGGCCAGAAGTTCCCCAAGAACCCAGCAGCAGAACTTCTCAAAATGCACAAATGCACTTTCCCAGGCTGCAGCAAGATGTACACCAAGAGCAGCCACCTCAAGGCCCACCTGCGCCGGCACACAGGCGAGAAGCCCTTTGCCTGCACCTGGCCGGGCTGCGGCTGGAG GTTTTCCCGCTCAGATGAGTTGTCAAGGCACCGGCGATCTCACTCGGGTGTGAAGCCGTACCAGTGTCCCGTGTGCGAGAAGAAATTCGCTCGGAGTGACCACCTCTCCAAACATATCAAGGTGCATCGCTTCCCACGAAGCAGCCGAGCAGTACGCGCCATCAACTGA